In a genomic window of Littorina saxatilis isolate snail1 linkage group LG6, US_GU_Lsax_2.0, whole genome shotgun sequence:
- the LOC138968580 gene encoding spore coat protein SP65-like, producing MAVTGAAATVVTVAVTGAATTVVTVAVTGAATTVVTVAVTGAAATVVTVAVTGAAATVVTVAVTGAATTVVTVAVTGAATTVVTVAVTGAATTVVTVAVTGAAATVVIVAVTGSATTVVTVAVTGAATTVVTVAVTGATVVAVTGAATTVVTVAVTGAAATVVTVAVTGAATTVVTVAVTGAAATVVTVAVTGAAATVVTVMMVPVYP from the exons ATGGCCGTGACAGGGGCGGCAGCGACTGTGGTGACAGTGGCCGTGACAGGGGCAGCAACGACTGTGGTGACAGTGGCCGTGACAGGGGCAGCAACGACTGTGGTGACAGTGGCCGTGACAGGTGCGGCAGCGACTGTGGTGACAGTGGCCGTGACAGGGGCGGCAGCGACTGTGGTGACAGTGGCCGTGACAGGGGCAGCAACGACTGTGGTGACAGTGGCCGTGACAGGGGCAGCAACGACTGTGGTGACAGTGGCCGTGACAGGGGCAGCAACAACTGTGGTGACAGTGGCCGTGACAGGGGCGGCAGCGACTGTGGTGATAGTGGCCGTGACAGGGTCAGCAACGACTGTGGTGACAGTGGCCGTGACAGGGGCAGCAACGACTGTGGTGACAGTGGCCGTGACAGGGGCGACTGTGGTGGCCGTGACAGGGGCAGCAACAACTGTGGTGACAGTGGCCGTGACAGGGGCGGCAGCGACTGTGGTGACAGTGGCCGTGACAGGGGCAGCAACGACTGTGGTGACAGTGGCCGTGACAGGGGCGGCAGCGACTGTGGTGACAGTGGCCGTGACAGGGGCGGCAGCGACTGTGGTGACAGTGATGATGGTACCG GTGTACCCCTGA